In the genome of Arachis hypogaea cultivar Tifrunner chromosome 9, arahy.Tifrunner.gnm2.J5K5, whole genome shotgun sequence, the window TTCTATGATTGCACTGTCAAGCCTAGACTGAAGCAGGGTGGCATATTTGTAACACAGGTATTATAAGACCAGTGTACATAACATGAATCAAACACTTATTAGAGGAAACAAAACTAAAGTAACATTTCTACATTGTTGTTATACTTCAGGCAGGACCAGCTGGAATATTCAGCCACACTGAGGTGTTTTCATCTATCTACAACACCTTGAGACAGGTTTTTAAGTGTAAGAAATCTTCCAGGACATTCGAAAGATTTCCCTTTTTAGATATGGTCCTTTCTTTTTGTTGCATTTGATACCCAGTTATAGTAAATCAATCACGTTTCCTATTGTTTGCAGATGTTGTGCCTTATTCAGCTCACATACCATCCTATGCTGATATTTGGGGCTGGGTCATGGTAAACATCTTTCTTTATAAGACTCGAGACAAATTGGCATGCAATATCATAGAATGAAATAGATGAGTTGATGCtgacttttttcttttcttgggtTCTGTTGGAATACAATAGGCCTCAGATTCTCCAATAGATCTGAGTGTGGAAGAGCTAGACAACAGAATGAGACAAAGAATTAAAGGGGAAAATAGATATCTGGACGGCAGAACATTCTCTTCAGCATCAACATTGAGCAAAGTTGTTCGTAAATCGTAAGTGAAATGCTAACCTATGACAAGAAGTTTTCCCAATCTCATATACTAGTGTTGACAGACATAAATGTTTTACTATTGGCAGGTTGGACAATGAAACTCATGTATATACAGAggaagctgcaaggttcatacatGGCCATGGCAAGCAAGCTTAATTAACCAAGCTTGACAAGTATCACAACACATAAAGAAAAGGAAGATAAGACACAACGCAAGTGAAAAGACTCTGAGTTTTTCTTTGATTCtatgtattttctttttgttagcttctttttccttttggtgTGTAGTTCCCCAAAAAGgctcatatatatttatatatgaatgaGCGAAAAGTGGTTTCTATTTTGTGCTTTTGTGTATGAGCATGTCAACGATTATGCTAATACTCTAAATGCAAAAAAACTAAAGTCAACTACTTAACAAAAGAAGAAGGATCATTACTAGTATATCTCAAGTTTGGAATCAAAACCATTACATGATGTATTATTGTACAAGTTCCAACAAATCAATGAAGTGCTAACATGATAATGTTAAGCCTATTAACATATAGATTTCACATATACTCTAGTCTTGGCATAAACAATTACATTTAAATACTAAGCTGAAAAACAATCATCTTTTACAACCCAATAAGAGAAGGGATCCTGGCAAACAGGGAAATTCTTACTACTTAGATAGAAACACTGTTGGGGATTCCCTTTCCAGTGAGACCACCCTCCCTTGAATAATCTGAGGTATTTGGATACAACAAGGTATAAGGCATCTGCACTGGACCGTTCCTGTTCTTCAATCTCTTGTCCTTGTTCCTTTCCATGATATTGTTCTCAATCTCTATGAGCTTCTGTTTGAATCTCTCAAATGCTGCTAATGGTTCAGCATCACAAGTCCAGTAAGGATTCTCTCTTTGCCCAAGATAAACCTCTTCTGTTGAATGTCTTGACAGAACTTCAATCAGTGACACACCAAGCAATGTTTGAAACTGTGCTGTGATTGTTTTCAGGAATGCCAAGTCAGGATCCGACTCAAGCTCTTTGTACTCCGGTGTCCCTGGCTCTGGCATGAATCTGCGGCTCACCGTGGGCCGGTTAGGGAGGTATCCGGCATAAGGGTACTGTCCAAAATTCACTGCCGCATGATATGCAGAAGCTATCCATATGATGGTGGTGCATGATTGAATGAGTTCATCTTTAGTCTTCATCTCTGGCCACCATGACCTGTCTTTCAAGTCACCATGACCCTTATAGCGGACTTCTTTCCACCAAGATTGGACTTCAGTGTCATTCTCAACCATCTCATCAGATTTGTAGTAGAAATTGCAGTATTCAGTCACCCAAGTTTCAATGGCATCCCAGATTTCTAAGCCATCCACAGCAAACGGGTAATCCTCTATCATGAGTTTAAGTCCATGAGGGCTGCTTGAATCTGGAACCGCCATCCCTCTAAAATTCAGCAATAACAGAATTACAATTTGGTTATGATCATATAAATCATTTTCTGGTATGAAGTTTTTTGAAAACTCACCTCTTGAGAAGATCAGCAGGAAGTGCTTGCTCTGTGAAAACCCAACTCTTGTATATAACAGCTGACATTTCCAAGGCGAATTTACCGGGAAAAACTGTTCTCTCTAGCACCCCTCCGGCATTAATGAGAGTGTGTCTAGCTAAGGCATTTATATGCATTGTGTCTCTAAAGTGTGGCTGCAAAAGCTTATGTATTGGGTGAAGAACACTTAATTGTCTGTTTGTGGCAATTATGAATGGTTCAATCACTGCATGAGTGAATAACCTACAAATAATGAGCTTGGCTTAATGGCTTTCTTGTTATTTAGTCATCATTATTGGGAACCataaaagaaaacaagaagatTAATGAATGAAGTTTCAAATAGTCTCATACCAATGACTAACTAGTTGATGGTATCCTGAATCATTGACAGCAACATAAGCTTTGGCCAGTTGCCAAACAGTAGCCGGTACTCCTTCTTTTTGGGGAGTAAAAACTTTGCTAACTGCTCCATGTTGGTCCCCTTGTGGGTGTGGCAAGCTCAGTTCAATAGCCAATGGTTTCAATGTACCATCATTTTGTAGAAACAAGAGTGTTCTTGTGGCATAAGTCTTTGTGGTTGTAGAATTTATTCGAGTTAAGTATGGCATCAATGCATCATGGTGATCGAGTATATACAACTTCTTGTTTTCAAGCGCCTATAAAAGAATGATCAAAATCAAATACACAGAGCATTTCAATATGGATTAGGTGTTGCTTCTTCAAGTAGGACACATTTTaagaatatttaaaagaaaatgttttGCTAAAACGAGACACACACTAAATACAATGCAAGACGAAAGTAGTTAGTACCTCATCTATAGTGAGTCCATCCAAACTGTTTTCTAAGTGCTTTGCTTTGATGGTACTATTTTGATCTCCATAGATTTCAGGGTCCAACTTGCTCACCGGGGGAAATTCCTGCAGATGTAAATcactttctattttttaataCCAAAAGGTTTCTAATGATATCCAAACCAAGAATACAACTACATATAAGATGAAAACTCACGTGCAATTGcatgtaaagttgatagttaaaatcattaaacTATAATTTAGTCGaatttatcaaattatctaacgatttttaaatatcaactccACGTGTAGTCATCTGTATATATAAATGGTTGTTGCATAGTACCTGGAGACGACGAATGATGACAGGGTTAACACCGGCAAGCATTTCTCTGGCAAATTCTTCATCGGTTCTCCATGCAGTCTTGCTAGCTGCATTATTTGTAGTTCGTTAAAGCTTAGTTCATAATAATCAAAGACAGGAATGGATAAGCATGCATATGCAAGCAAGCAAGCATTACCTTTGATGACATCAGGTACTGGGAATTTGAGGAACCTCTCACCATCATTCCTAACAAGTTCTCTAAACAGTTCATATGGAATGAGGTTTCGAAGTTGAGAAGCGACACCTGGACTGGGCAGCTTAAGGCTTCCCTCGTAAATATCAAGAACATCTTGGAAAGTGTCAAACTCGTTAATGGTTTTATCGCAGAGAGATCTGATCTCAGGAAGAAGAACTTGAGCAATGGATTTGAGAGAATAAGCTAGAAAATCAGAGAATTTGAGGTGACCAAAGCGTTCATCTCTGGGAACATAGATGTCAAGATTGAAAAGGTGCAATCTGGACTCAGTATCGGGATCGGTGAGGGAGTTGTGGCGACTGGTTCTTCCACGGCGTGGGTATGGAAGGTCATGGGAGCCACCAAGAACGGGACGAGCAAAATGGGGACCATTGTCAGGAAGAGCAAGGTCGTTGTAGAAGGCATAGTCGTAGACTCTGTCCCATTCGTTAAGGGTACCGGTCCCTGTCCCTCGAAGCGTCGCTAACTCTTCTTCCCTCAACTTCCTAAGTGTCTCCGGTGTTTCACTTGGTAGGTATGCCTGAATTAAGCCAacaaaattgcaataataattaacataatattaTAGGTGAAAATTCGTGTCGAGTTAATCTTTGTGTAAAGTTGATATACTAAAACTAGGGCTGGCAATTTATTTATGTGATGACttataataaatgaataattattaaattagttggttaatttagtaatttagagtattaattttttattttttattttattaaaatgtataaaatttaaaataattgaattttatatttatttaaaaaaaatttgatatttctgcgaGTAGAGTAAGGTAGGGTAGAGTTTAGAGTTTTAGGGAGCGGGTAGAGTTAGAGTTGAGAGATTCTTAACCgggtagggtagagttttaataaaatttttaaccctACCGTACCTATTGCCAGCCCTAATTAAAACTGTTATATAATTTGATAAGTGCGATTAAGGCTATtttggataaataatttaaataagtttcttttgaaaaaatagtttaaataataaatgattatattaaagattgtttgacaaattttaaaagtaatttttttgagcttttgacttataaaaagtagtagtattaatatctggtacaatttttaaaacaaaattgcgGGTTTATAAAAAACTATTTAAgaacttataaaaaaattttaaaaaaataatttctctcataatactactattttttatcatatttttataaaataaacacttttaaaactaaaaattcaaacacaaaataacttatttataaactatttttaaaccTCTTTGTCTTTCGAAATAATTTTCAGAatcatttagaatttttttaataattaattaacaacttttatatattataacgAAACCCAAACTTATCACAATATTATATAACCCAACAATTCATTATACTCGAATTTACAGATTTACCCCAAATCCTAAAACCTTATCTTTTCAACTGGGTCAGAAGATTGCGAGAAAGGAGCCACTCAAATGAAATGTTTGTTTGGTctcattaaattaataattttcttaataaatataatttttttattttttagtatatttaataaatttttgataataaaaataaaaataaaaatatttaaaaaatcaaaaaaattttaaaaaattataatttatattttttaaaaatatactttttacgtaataaataaataaaaaaatatttttatataattatatctaaACATAATTAATCTTTTTGTatgaattatttaaatataaaattatttttatttttttataaaattttttaaaagaagataatataaaaaatatttttttttaaattcacccaaacaaattaatttaaccaaaaaaaagatgaattaaattttaaattgatctaaattaatattatttttcatacaaaataattataatatttttattataaaaaataattaaaatatttttattatatattaattttttaaaaattttaaattttaactcttttcttttctatcattatagaattaaaatttaaaatttttaaaattaatatatatatatatataataagaatattttaattattttttataataaaaatattataatcaattttttataaaaaaataatttaaattaatttaaaatttaatttattaattttttaattaaattaatttatctaatttaattttaataaaaataacatattctAAATAATTATacgtattaaattttaattattaaaaaatatctttaaaaatacatttttgaCATCTCTATCAGAGTGACTATTTTGCGAGAATGATTAGGAGTGATCcattctaataaaataatataataataatgacaaGAATATGTTGAGATGCATTCCACTGACAGTGACAATAAAATAACCTTGTACCAATTGGATCgaatttaaacaaataataataataataataataaaataaagcatGCAAGACGGGAACTACATGACCCAGCTGGCACACAAGACACAAGTGAGTAAACCACATATGGTTTCAGTTTTCATCTATTCATTGTTCTATTCCCACAATGAACCCCAACCTTCAGGGGaatcaaattaatatttgtgtaagttttttttttttttgtatgttcttcattttgtattaaaattaatcaataaaaattcaatagaaataaaaatataagtttatattataaaaataatatatatatatataattttacataaaaattggtataaatatattttttttcatagttAATGCACCGAGTTATT includes:
- the LOC112711806 gene encoding linoleate 9S-lipoxygenase 5; amino-acid sequence: MENHKQQNGVGGSSSKEKKKTSVRGKVVLMKKGVLDFHDIKSNVLDRIHELMGNGVSLQLVSSLTPDPVKGNRGKHGKVAYLERWVSKITSLTGAKETEFGVKFDWDESIGVPGAIIVRNNHHSQFYLKTITIEDIPGHGSLHFPCNSWIYPAHRYTYDRVFFSNKAYLPSETPETLRKLREEELATLRGTGTGTLNEWDRVYDYAFYNDLALPDNGPHFARPVLGGSHDLPYPRRGRTSRHNSLTDPDTESRLHLFNLDIYVPRDERFGHLKFSDFLAYSLKSIAQVLLPEIRSLCDKTINEFDTFQDVLDIYEGSLKLPSPGVASQLRNLIPYELFRELVRNDGERFLKFPVPDVIKASKTAWRTDEEFAREMLAGVNPVIIRRLQEFPPVSKLDPEIYGDQNSTIKAKHLENSLDGLTIDEALENKKLYILDHHDALMPYLTRINSTTTKTYATRTLLFLQNDGTLKPLAIELSLPHPQGDQHGAVSKVFTPQKEGVPATVWQLAKAYVAVNDSGYHQLVSHWLFTHAVIEPFIIATNRQLSVLHPIHKLLQPHFRDTMHINALARHTLINAGGVLERTVFPGKFALEMSAVIYKSWVFTEQALPADLLKRGMAVPDSSSPHGLKLMIEDYPFAVDGLEIWDAIETWVTEYCNFYYKSDEMVENDTEVQSWWKEVRYKGHGDLKDRSWWPEMKTKDELIQSCTTIIWIASAYHAAVNFGQYPYAGYLPNRPTVSRRFMPEPGTPEYKELESDPDLAFLKTITAQFQTLLGVSLIEVLSRHSTEEVYLGQRENPYWTCDAEPLAAFERFKQKLIEIENNIMERNKDKRLKNRNGPVQMPYTLLYPNTSDYSREGGLTGKGIPNSVSI